One window of Trinickia caryophylli genomic DNA carries:
- the proB gene encoding glutamate 5-kinase, producing the protein MRSVIADSKRLVVKVGSSLVTNDGRGLDEAAIGRWAAQIAELRARGKEVVLVSSGAIAEGMQRLGWTRRPREIDELQAAAAVGQMGLAQVYESRFGEHGIRTAQILLTHADLADRERYLNARSTLLTLLRLGVVPIINENDTVVTDEIKFGDNDTLGALVANLIEGDALVILTDQTGLFTADPRKNPSAELVREADAGAPELEAMAGGAGSSIGRGGMLTKILAAKRAAGSGANTVIASGREPEVLIRLAGGEFIGTQLVARTARVAARKQWMADHLQVRGHVVIDDGAVEKLTAGGKSLLPIGVVDVHGAFARGEVIACLNAAGREVARGITNYSSAETKLIHRRASSEIEAILGYMLEPELIHRDNLVVV; encoded by the coding sequence ATGCGCTCTGTCATCGCCGATTCGAAACGCCTGGTAGTGAAAGTGGGGTCGAGTCTCGTCACGAACGATGGGCGCGGGCTCGATGAGGCCGCGATCGGTCGTTGGGCGGCGCAGATCGCCGAATTGCGCGCGCGAGGCAAGGAGGTCGTGCTCGTGAGCTCGGGGGCGATCGCGGAGGGCATGCAGCGGCTCGGCTGGACCAGGCGGCCGCGCGAGATCGATGAGCTGCAAGCTGCCGCGGCCGTTGGCCAGATGGGGCTCGCGCAAGTCTATGAAAGCCGTTTCGGCGAGCATGGTATCCGCACCGCGCAGATCCTTCTGACGCACGCCGACCTCGCTGACCGCGAGCGCTACCTCAATGCGCGCTCGACGCTGCTCACGCTGCTGCGGCTCGGTGTCGTGCCGATCATCAACGAGAACGACACCGTAGTCACCGACGAAATCAAATTCGGCGACAACGATACGCTCGGTGCGCTCGTCGCCAACCTGATCGAGGGCGATGCGCTCGTCATCCTGACCGATCAGACAGGCCTCTTCACCGCTGATCCGCGCAAGAATCCGAGCGCGGAACTCGTGCGCGAAGCCGATGCCGGGGCCCCCGAACTCGAAGCCATGGCAGGTGGCGCCGGCTCGAGCATCGGCAGGGGCGGCATGCTGACGAAAATACTTGCGGCCAAGCGTGCTGCCGGGAGCGGAGCGAACACCGTCATTGCCAGCGGCCGCGAGCCCGAGGTTCTGATCCGGCTGGCCGGCGGCGAGTTCATCGGCACTCAGCTCGTGGCGAGAACGGCCCGCGTGGCGGCGCGCAAGCAGTGGATGGCGGACCATCTGCAGGTTCGCGGTCACGTCGTCATCGACGATGGCGCGGTCGAAAAACTGACCGCGGGCGGCAAGAGCCTGCTGCCGATCGGGGTGGTGGACGTGCATGGCGCATTCGCACGTGGCGAAGTCATTGCATGTCTGAATGCGGCTGGCCGAGAGGTCGCGCGCGGCATTACGAACTACAGCAGCGCGGAGACGAAGCTGATTCACCGCCGGGCGAGTTCGGAAATCGAGGCAATTCTCGGCTACATGCTCGAGCCCGAACTCATTCACCGCGACAACCTGGTAGTCGTTTGA
- a CDS encoding CNP1-like family protein, giving the protein MKVIALALACLTGGAVLAGCSHSPTTPKTSNQDNSTFTYLLDRQGKWTENKVEALPPLPNQADLLSFDVSQNTPLKFAVDAKSIDIGSDGVVRYTVVATSPSGARNVNYEGIRCDTYEWRQYAALNADHDGWDTTAATRWHRIENGALNAYQAALYQDYFCANKMPAAPSAKVIVNNIRYGRTAASLIH; this is encoded by the coding sequence TTGAAAGTCATCGCTCTCGCGCTTGCCTGTCTGACAGGCGGCGCAGTCCTGGCTGGCTGCTCCCATAGCCCGACCACGCCCAAGACCTCGAACCAGGACAACAGCACGTTCACTTACCTGCTCGACCGCCAGGGCAAATGGACCGAAAACAAGGTCGAGGCGCTGCCGCCATTGCCGAATCAGGCCGACCTGCTGTCGTTCGACGTTTCGCAGAACACGCCGCTGAAGTTCGCCGTCGACGCAAAGTCGATCGACATCGGCTCGGACGGCGTGGTGCGCTACACCGTGGTGGCCACGAGTCCTTCGGGCGCCCGCAACGTCAACTACGAAGGGATCCGGTGCGACACGTACGAGTGGCGGCAATATGCCGCCCTCAACGCGGACCACGACGGCTGGGATACGACGGCCGCCACCCGGTGGCACCGGATCGAAAACGGAGCGCTGAATGCCTACCAGGCCGCGCTTTATCAGGACTACTTCTGCGCCAACAAGATGCCGGCCGCTCCGTCGGCCAAGGTGATCGTCAACAACATCCGCTACGGCCGCACGGCCGCCTCGCTGATTCACTGA
- a CDS encoding RNA pyrophosphohydrolase: MLDREGFRPNVGIILLNAHNEVFWGKRLREHSWQFPQGGIKYGETPLQAMYRELHEETGLRPEHVKIIGRTRDWLRYEVPDKFIKREVRGHYRGQKQIWFLLRMVGRDCDICLRATDHPEFDAWRWNEYWVPLDAVIEFKRDVYQLALTELSRFLRRPAPRNDKPRGNGGPRYPRAAGQAKTPAAMPVAGVASVVLIETSATPADAPCNGSASGTVLILPE; the protein is encoded by the coding sequence ATGCTGGATCGCGAAGGCTTTCGCCCGAACGTCGGCATCATCCTCTTGAACGCGCACAACGAGGTGTTTTGGGGCAAGCGTCTACGTGAACATTCCTGGCAGTTTCCGCAAGGGGGCATCAAGTATGGTGAGACCCCCCTGCAAGCAATGTATCGGGAGTTACACGAGGAAACCGGCTTGCGTCCGGAGCACGTCAAGATCATCGGTCGCACGCGCGACTGGTTGCGTTATGAGGTGCCGGACAAGTTCATCAAGCGCGAAGTACGTGGGCACTATCGCGGCCAGAAGCAGATTTGGTTCTTGCTGCGCATGGTCGGTCGCGATTGCGACATCTGCTTGCGCGCAACCGACCATCCGGAGTTCGATGCGTGGCGCTGGAACGAGTACTGGGTGCCGCTCGATGCCGTTATCGAGTTCAAGCGGGATGTCTATCAGTTGGCTCTGACCGAGCTGTCGCGCTTTTTGCGGCGGCCCGCGCCGCGCAATGACAAGCCGCGCGGCAACGGTGGCCCGCGGTATCCGCGCGCGGCGGGGCAGGCCAAAACGCCGGCCGCGATGCCCGTGGCCGGCGTCGCCAGCGTCGTGCTCATCGAAACGAGCGCCACGCCTGCCGACGCACCGTGCAACGGCTCCGCTTCCGGTACCGTGCTGATCCTGCCCGAATAG
- the cgtA gene encoding Obg family GTPase CgtA — protein sequence MKFIDEARIEVIAGDGGDGSASMRREKFVPFGGPDGGDGGRGGSVYAVADRNINTLIDYRYAKKHQARNGENGRGSDCYGKGGDDIVLRMPVGTVIADLDTGELIADLTEHEQTVLVAKGGAGGLGNLHFKSSTNRAPRQKTDGKPGERRNLRLELKVLADVGLLGMPNAGKSTFISSVSNAKPKIADYPFTTLAPNLGVVRVGPSKSFVIADIPGLIEGAAEGAGLGHQFLRHLQRTGLLLHLVDLAPFDESVDPVAEAKAIVNELRKYDEALFNKPRWLVLNKLDMVPEGEREARVADFLERFAWKGPVFEISALTGLGCEGLCYAIYDYLAAHSDAHRAEQAEDLAADVRFRDAQEPGRPTGPTGSQP from the coding sequence GTTCGGCGGCCCCGACGGCGGGGACGGCGGCCGCGGCGGCAGCGTCTATGCCGTTGCCGATCGGAACATCAACACGCTCATCGACTACCGCTATGCCAAGAAGCACCAGGCGCGCAACGGCGAAAACGGCCGCGGCTCCGATTGCTATGGCAAAGGCGGCGACGACATCGTGCTGCGCATGCCCGTTGGTACGGTCATCGCCGATCTCGACACCGGCGAACTCATCGCCGATCTGACCGAGCACGAGCAGACGGTGCTCGTTGCGAAAGGCGGGGCGGGCGGCCTTGGGAACCTGCATTTCAAGTCGAGCACGAACCGCGCGCCGCGGCAAAAAACCGATGGCAAGCCGGGCGAACGGCGCAACCTGCGCCTCGAGTTGAAGGTGCTCGCCGATGTCGGGCTGCTTGGCATGCCGAACGCGGGCAAGTCGACGTTCATCTCGTCGGTGTCGAATGCGAAGCCGAAGATCGCCGACTACCCCTTCACCACGCTTGCGCCGAATCTCGGTGTCGTGCGCGTCGGCCCGAGCAAGAGCTTCGTCATCGCCGATATCCCCGGGCTCATCGAGGGGGCAGCGGAGGGCGCGGGCCTTGGGCACCAGTTCCTGCGGCACTTGCAGCGCACGGGCTTGCTCCTGCATCTCGTCGATCTTGCGCCTTTCGACGAAAGCGTCGATCCGGTCGCCGAGGCGAAGGCCATCGTGAACGAACTGCGCAAGTACGACGAGGCGCTCTTCAACAAACCGCGCTGGCTCGTGCTCAACAAACTCGACATGGTGCCGGAAGGCGAGCGCGAGGCGCGTGTGGCCGATTTTCTCGAGCGCTTTGCGTGGAAGGGGCCCGTTTTCGAAATCTCGGCGCTGACGGGATTGGGCTGCGAAGGCCTGTGTTATGCCATCTACGACTATCTGGCTGCGCATTCGGACGCGCATCGCGCCGAGCAAGCCGAGGATCTTGCGGCAGACGTGCGTTTTCGCGATGCCCAGGAGCCGGGGCGGCCCACCGGCCCTACCGGGTCGCAGCCCTGA